From Primulina tabacum isolate GXHZ01 chromosome 2, ASM2559414v2, whole genome shotgun sequence, one genomic window encodes:
- the LOC142531260 gene encoding uncharacterized protein LOC142531260 — protein MSLFLNHITYKGHQRVGWALLTTTHTCRLQVTVSIFSLLPSSFSFSSFVLKPWFCSPHQRIAGNKACLLHSLLLRFAFLLRLFGVSVFSSPPRLQLFSCFCSGFRLSSLHRSAFVDVRGNSNNAGCYLGIGQIFSCCSKTNSPLPPAISSPETSPERHIKTRGCRNSMLTEHLHPLEAVLKLLMTE, from the exons ATGAGCCTGTTCCTCAACCACATCACGTACAAGGGACATCAGCGCGTAGGATGGGCTCTTCTCACAACAACACACACTTGTCGGTTACAGGTTACAGTGTCGATTTTTTCCCTTCTTCCCTCTTCGTTTTCCTTTTCTTCCTTTGTTTTGAAGCCTTGGTTCTGTTCACCGCATCAGAGAATAGCCGGCAACAAAGCGTGTCTACTCCATTCTTTGCTTCTTAGGTTTGCTTTTCTCCTGCGTCTGTTTGGGGTTTCTGTTTTTTCCTCTCCACCGCGGCTGCAACTCTTCTCCTGCTTCTGTTCGGGGTTTCGGCTTTCTTCTCTCCACCGCTCGGCTTTTGTCGATGTTCGAGGTAA TTCAAATAATGCTGGGTGCTATCTTGGTATTGGGCAGATATTTAGTTGTTGTTCCAAAACTAATTCACCACTACCCCCTGCAATTTCATCTCCAGAGACTTCTCCCGAACGCCATATAAAGACACGTGGATGCAG GAACTCAATGCTAACAGAACACCTACACCCACTAGAGGCCGTCCTCAAGTTGCTAATGACCGAG TGA